In Nostoc sp. GT001, a genomic segment contains:
- a CDS encoding heme o synthase, whose translation MIETNVSRHHETFLQVVQSYYQLTKPRIIPLLLITTAGSMWIAAKGEVDPLLLLVTLTGGTLAAASAQTINCVYDRDIDYDMERTRHRPIPSGKVQPRDALIFAIALATISFTLLAVFANLLAALLAFSGIVFYILVYTHWLKRHTTQNIVVGGAAGAIPALVGWAAVTGTLSWSAWLIFAIVFLWTPPHFWALALMIRDDYAKVGIPMLPVIEGDTATVKQIWYYTLVTVFATVLLVYPLGASGILYAAIALSLGGLFIHKSWRLLQNPEDRTVARELFLYSISYMMLLCLGMVVDSLPVTHNLINAAINQLHFIA comes from the coding sequence ATGATTGAGACTAATGTCTCTCGCCACCACGAAACATTTTTACAGGTAGTTCAAAGTTACTACCAGCTAACGAAGCCTCGGATTATTCCGTTGCTTTTGATTACCACGGCTGGGAGTATGTGGATTGCTGCTAAGGGAGAAGTAGACCCATTGCTGTTGCTAGTAACTCTCACTGGTGGCACTTTGGCTGCTGCAAGCGCCCAGACGATTAACTGTGTCTATGACCGGGATATTGATTATGACATGGAGCGGACGCGCCATCGTCCGATACCTTCGGGTAAGGTGCAGCCACGCGATGCTCTAATTTTTGCGATCGCGCTGGCGACGATTTCCTTTACACTCCTAGCAGTATTTGCCAACCTGTTAGCCGCCCTGCTAGCCTTCTCTGGCATCGTCTTTTACATTTTGGTCTATACCCACTGGCTGAAACGCCACACCACCCAGAATATCGTTGTTGGTGGAGCGGCTGGGGCAATTCCGGCGTTAGTGGGTTGGGCTGCTGTGACGGGTACATTAAGCTGGTCAGCATGGTTAATTTTTGCCATCGTCTTTTTGTGGACACCGCCCCATTTCTGGGCTTTAGCTCTAATGATTCGGGACGATTACGCAAAGGTTGGGATACCAATGCTACCTGTGATCGAAGGTGATACGGCAACCGTGAAGCAGATTTGGTACTATACGCTGGTGACAGTATTTGCAACTGTGTTATTGGTTTATCCTTTGGGTGCAAGTGGAATTCTTTATGCTGCGATCGCTCTAAGTCTGGGAGGATTATTTATCCACAAATCTTGGCGGCTGTTGCAAAATCCAGAGGATCGCACTGTCGCTAGAGAGTTGTTTCTCTATTCCATCTCCTACATGATGCTGTTGTGTCTGGGAATGGTAGTTGATAGTCTTCCCGTTACCCATAATCTAATTAATGCAGCGATCAATCAGTTGCATTTTATAGCTTAG